Within Kutzneria chonburiensis, the genomic segment AAGGAGCTGCGGGAGCTGGCCGGCGTGGACAACGTCGCCGGCGCCGACAACCTGGAGACCGCGAGCAAGGCCGACGTGGTGCTGGTCGCCGTGCCGTGGGACGGCCACGGCGAGCTGCTGGCGTCGCTGCGCGAGGCGCTGGCCGGTAAGATCGTGATCGACTGCGTCAACCCGCTGGGCTTCGACAAGCAGGGCCCGCACGCGCTGCCCGTCGAGGAGGGCAGCGCGGCCCAGCAGGCCGAGGCCCTGCTGCCGGACTCCCGGGTCACCGCCGCGTTCCACCACGTTTCGGCCGTGCACCTGGTCGACCCGGCGGTCGAGTCGATCGACACCGACGTGCTGGTGCTGGGCGACGACCGCGAGGCCACCGACGTGGTCCGCGGGCTGGCCGACGCCGTGCCCGGCATGCGTGGTGTGTACGCCGGCCGGCTGCGCAACGCCGGCCAGGTCGAGGCGCTCACCGCGAACCTGATCGCGGTCAACCGCCGCTACAAGGCCCACGCCGGCCTGCGCGTCACCGACATCTAACGAGACCAGATGTCACATGCGCTCCGCACTTGCCTTCAAACGGCAAGTGCGGAGCGCATGTGACAAAAGGCCGGCTTGAAGCTCAGTGGAACGAGTGCTCCGGGCCGGGGAACGCCCGGCCGCGGACCTCGGCGGCGAACTCGCTGGCCGCGTTGCCCAGCACCGACGCCATGTCGGCGTACTGCTTCACGAAGCGCGGCATCTTGCCGCGGCGCATGCCGGCCATGTCGGTCCACACCAGGACCTGGGCGTCGCAGTCGGGGCCCGCGCCGATGCCGACGGTCGGGATCCGCAGCTCGTGGGTCACCCGCTTGGCCACCTCGGCCGTCACCATCTCCAGCACCACGGCGAACGCGCCGGCCTGCTCCAGCGCGACGGCGTCGGCCAGCACGGCGTCGCCCTTCTCGTCACGCCCCTGGACCCGGTAGCCGCCCAGCTGGTGCTCGCTCTGCGGGGTGAACCCGATGTGGCCCATCACCGGGATCCCGGCGGCCACGATGGCCTCGACGTGCGGCGCGAACCGGCGGCCGCCCTCCAGCTTGACGGCGTGCGCGCGGCCTTCCTTCATGAACCGCACCGCGGTCGTCACGGCCTGCTCGACCGACACCTGGTACGAGCCGAACGGCAGGTCGGCCACTACGAGCGCGTTCTTGACCGACCGCGTCACGCCGCGGGTGAGGAACAGCAGCTCATCCACGGTGACCGGCAGCGAGGTGTCGTAGCCGTAGACGTTGTTGGCCGCGGAGTCGCCGACCAGCAGCACCGGAATGCCGGCCTCGTCGAACAGCCCGGCGGTGTACATGTCGTAGGCAGTGAGCATGGGCCACGGCTCGCCCCGGTCCTTCAGCTCCTGCAGGTGGTGGATCCGGACCTTCCGCGTTGACTTGCCGGCGGATGCCTGAGTTCCATGCTGCGCCCCGTTTCCGTACGGCGCCGTGGTCTCGGCAGACGTCATTGTCCCGACCGTCCTTCCCTCAAGGCCTGCCACTGGCGGGTCCCTGGGTCTGATGGATGGTTACGGGTCAAGGGTGACACCGTGGAGCCGCCGCGACCCCACGGTGCGAGCAGCTTCACACGGGAATCGGGGTGTGCTCCCGCCAGGCGTTGGTGATGGGCAGCCGCCGGTCCCGGCCGAACGCCTTGAGGCTGATCTTGGTGCCCGGCGGGTACTGCCGCCGCTTGTAC encodes:
- the npdG gene encoding NADPH-dependent F420 reductase, yielding MTEIGDLTVGVLGGTGPQGKGLAFRWAKAGLKVVIGSRSADRAETTAKELRELAGVDNVAGADNLETASKADVVLVAVPWDGHGELLASLREALAGKIVIDCVNPLGFDKQGPHALPVEEGSAAQQAEALLPDSRVTAAFHHVSAVHLVDPAVESIDTDVLVLGDDREATDVVRGLADAVPGMRGVYAGRLRNAGQVEALTANLIAVNRRYKAHAGLRVTDI
- the panB gene encoding 3-methyl-2-oxobutanoate hydroxymethyltransferase; this encodes MTSAETTAPYGNGAQHGTQASAGKSTRKVRIHHLQELKDRGEPWPMLTAYDMYTAGLFDEAGIPVLLVGDSAANNVYGYDTSLPVTVDELLFLTRGVTRSVKNALVVADLPFGSYQVSVEQAVTTAVRFMKEGRAHAVKLEGGRRFAPHVEAIVAAGIPVMGHIGFTPQSEHQLGGYRVQGRDEKGDAVLADAVALEQAGAFAVVLEMVTAEVAKRVTHELRIPTVGIGAGPDCDAQVLVWTDMAGMRRGKMPRFVKQYADMASVLGNAASEFAAEVRGRAFPGPEHSFH